One Podospora pseudopauciseta strain CBS 411.78 chromosome 4, whole genome shotgun sequence genomic window, CACATATCCACTCTCCAGCGCTTGTACGACTCTCATGGCTCTGCTGATGTCCTTGGTGAAGACCGAGGCATACAACCCAAACTCGGTATCATTCGCCTTGGAAatggcctccttctcggTCTCAAAGGTGTTGATGATAACCACTGGCCCAAACACCTCTTCCTTGGTTATTTTAGCCTCCTCTGGGGTATTCAGGAAGATGGTCGGTTCGATAAAGTATCCATTCGAGGTCTCCAACTTTCCAGACCCCCCAAGAGCGAGAGTGGCGCCCGAGTCTTTCGCCGAGTTGATGTAAGAAAGCACATGCTTGTACTGAAGCTCATCTGCCTGGGGGCCATGATTCGTCTCTTTGTCCAAAGGGTTGCCTGACTTGACGCTCGAGCTGTAGCTAACTTTGAACTGCTCGACGAATTTCTCGGCGATGGTTGACTGTACGTAGATGCGGGAATTGGCCATGCAAACCTGCCCAGAGTTGAACTGCATGCTCCAGCGGGTCTGGGCAACCGCCTTCTCGAGGTTTGCGTCGTCGAAGATGATGGCGGGTGACTTGCCTCCAAGCTCGAGAATGACCTTCTTAAGATTTGTTcgcgccgcctcctcctggaTGAGCTTTCCCGTACGGCTCGAGCCTGTAAAGCTCAGTGCCCTGACATCCATGTGGCGGGACAGGATCTGACCAGAGGGGATGCCGTGACCGGAGAGAACATTGAAGACCCCCGGCGGGAAGCCTGCTTCTTTGACGAGCTTGGCGATTCGAGCAACTGCCAGAGGCGCCTTCTCCGAAGTTTTGAGAACAACCGTGTTTCCCGTTATCAGCGCTGGCGCTGACTTGGACGCAAAAAAGTGCACTGGCACATTCCACGGAATGATGAGAGCTACCACCCCGAATGGCTGGCGAAGCGTCATGGTGACATGACCAGGGGTGTTGACACTGGCCTGGCCCTGAATATGGGGCCAGGCCTCAGCGTAGTGGTCATATTGCCCGGCTGCGGATTCGGCGAAGAAGTGGGTAGAAACGGGCATCCCCATCGCCACAGCGTCCAGCTTGGCAATTTCATCTCTGTGCTCCCGGATAAGAGCGGCGAGCTTCTTCAGGTAAACAGCACGTTTTGCTGGACCCAGCGCTGACCAAGCGGGGAAGGCTGCTTTGGCTGCAGCCACCGCTCTATTGGTGTCATCTGCGGTAGCTTCAGGAACTACGCATCGTCATCAGTTGATGTTCTCGTTAAATTGGAAAAAGTGGGCGATTATTTACCTTCTCCTGACACTTCTCTAGTGGCGGGATTGTAAACGGAAAATGTCTTGCCATCCGAGGCTTCAACGAGCTAAAGGTATGTCAGTGGGCTTCTAGGTACTTGGCA contains:
- a CDS encoding hypothetical protein (antiSMASH:Cluster_9; COG:E; EggNog:ENOG503NX1X); translated protein: MAFSTSPIRPRMLIDGELVEASDGKTFSVYNPATREVSGEVPEATADDTNRAVAAAKAAFPAWSALGPAKRAVYLKKLAALIREHRDEIAKLDAVAMGMPVSTHFFAESAAGQYDHYAEAWPHIQGQASVNTPGHVTMTLRQPFGVVALIIPWNVPVHFFASKSAPALITGNTVVLKTSEKAPLAVARIAKLVKEAGFPPGVFNVLSGHGIPSGQILSRHMDVRALSFTGSSRTGKLIQEEAARTNLKKVILELGGKSPAIIFDDANLEKAVAQTRWSMQFNSGQVCMANSRIYVQSTIAEKFVEQFKVSYSSSVKSGNPLDKETNHGPQADELQYKHVLSYINSAKDSGATLALGGSGKLETSNGYFIEPTIFLNTPEEAKITKEEVFGPVVIINTFETEKEAISKANDTEFGLYASVFTKDISRAMRVVQALESGYVGINTTSPNTAYDLPFGGYKGSGQGREGALCSMDNFLEVKSVIMALEEE